The genomic DNA cgtgacaggagatttatatatattaagatattcataaatacttataatatacagataaacacccagatactgaaaaacattcatgttcatcacacaagcattttccagttgtgggaattgaacccacagcattggactcagaaaccatGATTGCTGCCCACTGTGCTAATCAGCCTTCAAAAGTATGTTATGTTGTATGTAAGTATGGTGTGTCAACTGTGaaaattagttatttatgaCTTTATTTTGGCCGAGTGAGTGTATTAGGTAATACTACACCCACTTTGCCACAGTTAGAAGATCTTACatatgtaaaaataactacatataTATGTACAATACTAACAGTATTGTACTATATTGGTGATTGGACATTCTGATCCAGGTGTAATAAATAGTAACAAGAGTACTTCATACATTTTCTGTATCCTTTTAACAATAACATCCAGTGGTTTCACTGGCCACTTCTTGACCTGTTGTTGGTAGCCCTCATGGTAGATCTGGAATGCACTGGGGTCCCCCTGGAACAGCTTCTGAGCATCTGATCCACTAGATGTATATAGCTTCTCATTTAAGTATCTAAATTGTGCAgctgaaaataataaaccacaaaattacaattattgttCTTTTTCATTATCTGCCTAGTTTTATCCTCACACTGGCACATGCCACATCTCTTATAGGAAGATGGGATCACCTTACTAtaacaataaatcataattatcatATTGTTCAAACTGACAGCTTAAcaagtttaacaaaaaaaatattttaatgaaaactaattatctcagtcaaataaaaagtaattagtaGTAAGGCTGAGTTGATATTTAtcagaggatagaactccttaAACTAAAACAGCAAATcacttttttgtgacagagttcatTCAGGGAAGTATGTGGATGGATTTTGGATGATCTGATGGATTTTCATGAATCCAGTGGAAACTGTATATTTTCTGGGATATAGAGATGTATAATGTATCTCCATTCAGAATTTAAGATAAATTAGTTTCGTATTTTTTGCTTAAgggagtaacaaacatccatccatccatactaacttttttaattgataatatGAGTAAGATTGTGCTATTATattgtgatatttatttaccttttagcCTGTCTGGGATATAGAGATGTATAATATATCTCCATTCACAATTTCAGATAAAttagtttagtattttttgcataagggagtaacaaacatccatccctccatactaacttttttaattgataatatGAGTAAGATTGTGCTATTATattgtgatatttatttaccttttagcCTGTCTAGCATCCTGTTTCTTAATTTACTCCCACTAACATTTATATGATTTCTCTGTAGCACagatttcaaaatttctttctttcttaagtCTTTTAACTTAACATTTTTTCTAATTCCTTTGCTTTCAATAACATTGCCTGTGtcatttttaactttaacttttacttttttagttttaattgaaGTGGTTCTGTCTTTGGCTATAATCTGTGTTTCATTATCATCTTTAGGTTCAGGATCCTCATGATCAGGTTGAGGTTTATATGAAGTTTCAATTACAGTATTATTAGTGGTTTCATTGGaatgtaattttttcttttttttttttgaaatcttCTCAGGTCTTTCTTGAAATAACatttcttcattatcatcattcttGTATGTTGTGTCAAATTTCTGTTTTTTAACATCAAGAACCAATTCATCTAGTTTATCACTTTCATAGTTTTTAATCTTAATATCATTATCAAGATCTTTCTTATTATCTATTACATTAATTAGactatttctttgttttaacatattatatttttcttgtttcttctcatttaattgtgttgtgtctaatttctgttttttaacCTCAAGAACCAATTCATCTTGTTTACCACTTTCATAGTTTTTAATCTTAATATCATTATCAAgatcttttttattatctattaaattaattagactATTTCCTTGTTTggtcaaattataattttcttgtttcttctcattattttttttatatttttgtttattttctattttgttaGATCTCTGTACTTGTTTCAATAATTTCATCTTTGAAGTGGATATAGTCTTTGCTTTGAACCTTGGCTTTGCTTGAACAACTTGTTTTGGCATTTCAGGTGTTttggttttcttattttttttattattttttttctgcaataccataatatcataaattattttaaattattactagaTTCAGGGTTAAGCTTAAATTCCAAGTTAAGCTAATATAAGTAGTACCATAGTTTTTGCAGaatagcaatatttttaaacctgtcaatttagttcagaGATTTACTTAAACTTTATTCCTATTACTATGTCAATCAAGTATATTCCAGGGTGTATATAGTCATAGCCAATAGTTGTTACGGTCCTCTGATTCAAACATTATCATGTCAAAGAAGTTAGCTGAGAGTGTAGCTTTGCACTGGTAGTTGCACTGAAGTTGCAATGGATGAGGCATCTATTGCAACTTCGAAGGACAAATGAATTTTTGGAGTCTCATGATGCTGGAGTGCCAACTTGCACTGAAAACCTACATGAGttccaaaaaacaaaaaatatcacaaCAAGTatgaaatctgcatgcctgagagttcttttaaagttctcaaaggcgtgtgaagtctaccaaaccgtacttggccagcgtggtggagctaaacccttctcattttgataGGAGACCTGTggcctgttgtgggccggtaattggttgataattATGGCGACACCATCAATCCGttgataatgaataaataagatCACGGTTATTGGTTAAAATACGCTATGTGAGCGAAATTTCATTCATCATTATTTTAACCAAAACATGTATCGTTTGGCACATCTTTAGGTTACTCGGTAATTTGTTTGGGGTTTTTGTGGATTAATAATTCTTGTAAAATTGTTGTGATCTGCACTTGCTTCTTAAAAACCATGATTTTGGATTACTTACGGGTGAACGCGACACATTTGTAAAACTTAGGTTATTGCTGGAAGTATCGTCCCAATCTGGCACTTCAAACATTTTTTCCTATACCTACgggctttatttattaattctttaaaaaaaaaatcgcaattGAAACTCCAAAACTTCACTAAAACGCGAAAAACGTGGTTTAAGTTAAACTTTTAAAGTTCAGACATTGGTTtgacatatctatatatataaaagaaagtcgtgttagttacttcacttataactcaagaacggctgaaccgatttagctgaaaattggcagggaggtagtttagagccaggagaaggacataggatactttttatcccgttcgacatctttcccgtgtgacttgacatgtaacgtcagtcactataaaacgtggtataacaaaaaagaatcagacttggaataacaaaattgacgtataatgacagctatgtaatgacgtatggatgactatttgatatttgtaagaaatcaataatataactatttctattaaataaataattaacattattgcccaattgcccattcgtataaacagtgaagtgaactataaaactcggtatggttaaaaatttaagtttttaggtgaagtgaagtttaattaataatgccgcgaccaagacgatcgaatctttcccgacaaagccgtgatgcaagaagaatacgaaatactgcaaatgaaaggactgaagaagaacaagaaattgcacgtgaacagcgccgcgatagtatggctcgacttcgtgcttctcaatcacgagagcaaagtgaagcagcccgtgaaacagctcggttggcaatgcagaatcgtcgagcgaacaacagaggtcaacaaatagataatttgcgacgcagaacaagatatttatcaagtgctgatttgaatcgagcagcgtttcaatacgattgcagcaatgattacagcttgcatcctagcgtttgcattgggcaaatggacgtagtttgcgagtattgtggtgcattaaagttttccggagaaacgcctggattatgctgccttaatggtaaagtgaaattgccattgttgactccgccacctgagccattgtattcattgctttgtggcgaaacacaagaatcacgccactttcttgcaaatactcaaaaatacaatggttgtttccagatgacgtcatttggggcagatattatcgaagaacggggatttaatccgacatttaaggtatttatttttgtacttatatagaatgtagttaaagaataacttactttatctattggtacctatgtagtatatttgctaattctgaactctactctcccaccgaaaaaagtgtttataacccagttaatactgtctggtttttattttgtagatacaaggacagattcatcatcgaattggatcattactacctttcgaagatacacagaataaatttttacaaatatatttcatgggcaacatggaagaacaacttgatcgacgcctagagatcaatgcaggaatgaagcgagcaattcttcaagacttgcagtgtctgcttcatgaacatcatgcgttggtcaggttgtttaagagtgctttagagcgcatgccaagtgatgactataaagttgttatcaaagcagataaacgaccatctggaacacacgaaaggacatttaatgctccaacagtagacgaagttgccatcctgattgttggtgaacaattggaaaaacgcgatattgtgcttacacgtcgcgatactgggcaactgcaacaaatatctgaaactcatcgatcatatgacacattgcaatacccgctgatgttttggcaaggagaagatggatattattttaatattaaaatgaaaaatccattgaatggtgagtatcagtatcataatttatttcatttatttgtgaaagacactgatttaaaataatgcttattaaaaaaatggttaatgtctgtattgtttgcctttaaaatttgcctttgaaatggttaattatcaaatttttaatttcaggtgaagaaactacaaagaaagttagctcaatgaatta from Pararge aegeria chromosome 5, ilParAegt1.1, whole genome shotgun sequence includes the following:
- the LOC120624064 gene encoding ribosomal RNA-processing protein 8 → MFEVPDWDDTSSNNLSFTNVSRSPKKNNKKNKKTKTPEMPKQVVQAKPRFKAKTISTSKMKLLKQVQRSNKIENKQKYKKNNEKKQENYNLTKQGNSLINLIDNKKDLDNDIKIKNYESGKQDELVLEVKKQKLDTTQLNEKKQEKYNMLKQRNSLINVIDNKKDLDNDIKIKNYESDKLDELVLDVKKQKFDTTYKNDDNEEMLFQERPEKISKKKKKKLHSNETTNNTVIETSYKPQPDHEDPEPKDDNETQIIAKDRTTSIKTKKVKVKVKNDTGNVIESKGIRKNVKLKDLRKKEILKSVLQRNHINVSGSKLRNRMLDRLKAAQFRYLNEKLYTSSGSDAQKLFQGDPSAFQIYHEGYQQQVKKWPVKPLDVIVKRIQKMPQTHKIADMGCGEAELSKRVSQTVRSFDLVATVPGVEACDMARTPLLARSMDVAVYCLALMGTELTQYLLEANRVLKPGGHLLIAEVESRFDNIQAFTSDVQRLGFSLKKLDDTQKVFYFLEFTKLRDPPVKKAKLPVLTLKPCIYKKR